In Nasonia vitripennis strain AsymCx chromosome 2, Nvit_psr_1.1, whole genome shotgun sequence, a genomic segment contains:
- the LOC103316678 gene encoding inversin-B-like — MFGPNYITFRVDKRHGYYVDSTSSDPYGDEQVKNYDEMLCRALGKIFQKQRRLQDSFIQRIFGPVIQPLTRYAGGQINELLRASDLDFMVKRILELEPGLSSIFPKGNNFPLLWIAVLGSLQNSAELLVRSGGYVNERCLIKLDHCVEEKWNILQLVLKMYPSSWNDRFIGLLLDHGADFEDQDPNGETVLHSAVSRCRVRVTKLLLEKGADANVRGAEGRVPMLTAAGGKKADELVPLLMKYKADVTARDSDGQSVLHRLASSSYGEHVDLAKTLIRKGVSVDGRDSIRQYQPIHWAVQCGKHKLVNLLLDNGADVNAQMIGGESPLYLAVQYACPIALLRTLLNRGANVDLKTIGGQTVLHNACRHCNKKNVKIMKLLLSVGANVFAEDRHGFTPLVYSNLNDIEDIEEKFENPSIRLMLKSLALKKASLESTDEVKDERVIKLYPKLWTYYQVCQAHVAKAKSTKFIKNCTYFHLLTQDHRQLVARLRNPSFDRSNVKLTDLRGFFIYTEDILRALHHAQKHYRFIASNVLPWMVVKKRVACYMDKCEECDMKQVVQESRKNGENPAKLTYKNFKIFDDDSESN; from the exons ATGTTTggacccaactacatcacgttCCGCGTCGACAAGCGCCACGGCTACTACGTGGATTCTACGAGCTCGGATCCTTACGGCGACGAGCAGGTGAAGAATTACGACGAGATGCTGTGCCGAGCCCTGGGCAAGATCTTCCAGAAGCAGAGACGACTACAAGACTCCTTCATCCAGCGCATTTTCGGTCCTGTAATTCAGCCACTGACGAGATATGCCGGTGGCCAGATAAACGAATTACTTCGTGCCTCCGACCTGGACTTCATGGTGAAACGCATACTCGAGCTGGAACCAGGCCTCAGCTCGATATTTCCAAagggaaataattttccactCTTGTGGATAGCCGTCCTCGGTTCTTTGCAGAACTCAGCCGAGTTACTCGTGCGCTCGGGTGGCTACGTCAACGAGCGTTGTCTGATCAAATTGGATCATTGTGTCGAAGAGAAGTGGAACATCCTACAACTCGTGCTTAAGATGTACCCCTCCTCGTGGAATGATCGGTTCATCGGTCTCTTGCTCGATCACGGAGCCGACTTTGAAGATCAGGACCCCAACGGCGAGACGGTCTTACATTCTGCAGTGTCGCGATGCCGTGTCCGGGTGACCAAGTTGTTGCTGGAGAAAGGAGCCGACGCCAACGTCAGAGGAGCCGAGGGTAGAGTACCGATGCTCACAGCAGCCGGCGGCAAGAAAGCCGACGAACTGGTACCATTATTGATGAAGTATAAAGCTGATGTCACCGCCAGAGATAGCGACGGCCAGAGCGTATTACACCGCCTCGCATCTTCCTCCTACGGTGAGCACGTCGACTTGGCCAAAACCTTAATCCGGAAGGGTGTCTCAGTCGACGGCAGGGATTCCATACGCCAGTACCAACCGATACACTGGGCTGTCCAGTGCGGAAAACACAAACTG GTAAACTTACTCTTGGATAATGGCGCAGACGTAAACGCGCAAATGATCGGCGGCGAATCCCCGCTCTACCTCGCTGTCCAGTATGCTTGCCCAATAGCGCTGCTGCGAACTCTGCTCAACCGCGGCGCAAACGTCGATCTAAAAACCATCGGAGGCCAGACCGTGCTGCATAACGCCTGCAGGCACTGCAACAAAAAGAACGTCAAGATAATGAAGCTACTTCTGTCCGTCGGCGCGAACGTCTTCGCCGAGGATCGCCACGGTTTCACCCCCTTAGTCTACAGCAATCTCAACGACATCGAAGACATCGAGGAGAAGTTTGAGAATCCGAGCATCAGACTTATGCTCAAGTCGCTGGCGTTGAAGAAGGCCAGCCTGGAGTCGACCGACGAGGTGAAGGACGAGAGAGTCATCAAGCTGTACCCAAAGCTCTGGACCTACTACCAAGTCTGCCAGGCTCACGTGGCCAAGGCGAAATCCACAAAGTTCATCAAGAACTGCACGTACTTCCACCTCCTCACGCAGGACCACCGTCAGCTCGTCGCGCGCCTACGCAATCCCAGCTTCGACAGGAGCAATGTGAAACTAACCGATTTGCGAGGATTCTTTATCTATACTGAGGACATACTCAGAGCTTTGCATCACGCGCAGAAGCACTACCGCTTCATCGCCAGCAACGTTTTGCCGTGGATGGTCGTGAAGAAGAGGGTGGCCTGCTACATGGACAAGTGCGAGGAATGTGATATGAAGCAAGTAGTGCAGGAGTCGCGGAAGAACGGGGAGAACCCGGCTAAACTTACGTACAAgaactttaaaatttttgacgATGATTCTGAGTCGAATTAG